The DNA sequence CGCTCTGCGATCGTGACGCCCCTCCTCGCGATGTGAAGACCTACGACCGCCGATCGTGACGGTCTTCCTGTTGCAGTCAAGATGGCGTCGTCCTCCTCGCATCACGACGCAAGATCAGCCTTCAGACACCCGGTGTCGGACAAACTGACCCGGAACAACTTCGTTCTATGGAAGACCCAGTTCCTCCCGGCTGTTCGTGGTGCCAAGGCGCTAGGCATCTTGGAAGGTACCACACCTGAACCGCCGCAGGAACTGGAAGCTGACGTCGACGGCAAGAAAAAGAAGATTCCCAATCCGGAGCATGACTCATGGGTTGAAAAAGATCAGCAGCTACTTGGCTATCTGGTTAACTCGGTCTCCAAGGAGGTCCTAGCCGGAATTACGACTGCAACGACCTCTGCCCAAGCATGGAAGGCACTAGGGGTTATGTTTGCAGCACAATCACGAGCGCGAGTTACTAATCTGCGCATGCAATTGGCCACCGTCAAGAAGGGAGACCTCACAACGGTGGAATACTTCAACAAAATTCAGAACATCAAAGACGAACTTGCTTCAGCCGGCGTCACCATTAATGATGATGAGGTTGTTGCTCATATGCTTAATGGATTAGATTTTGATTATCATCCGTTTGTGTCCTCTATGATGGGTCGTTCAGGAGATCTCTCGCTCTCTGAACTTTATTCCCTTTTGATGGAATATGACCTTCGGCTGGAGATGTATCAAGGAGCAGAACAACACCAGTCCTCGGCCAATGTGGCATCCCGAGGACGTGGGAACCGTGGGCGCTCTGGAGGTCGTCGTGGTGGCGGCAGATCCAATCTAGGGCGTCCAGGACAGAGCAATCAGAACTTCAGCAAACAAGGCAAAAATCAGCAAAGCAACCAGAAACAGCCGTGTCAAATTTGTAGGAAGGATAATCATGAAGCCAAGCAGTGCTACTTCCGCTACGAAGAAGATGATCAATACCGTGGCAGGCCTTCTGCAGCTTATGGTATTGACACAAATTGGTATGCTGATAGTGGGGCTACAAATCATGTGACTGGCGAATTGGAAAAACTCTCAGTCCGAGATCGGTATAATGGGAGTGATCAAGTCCATACTGCTAACGGTACAGGTATGCAAATTAGTAATGTTGGTCATACAATTGTTCATACCCCTACCAGCAATCTTTTTCTCAATAATATTCTTCAtgttccaaatgcaaccaagagTCTCGCTTCCGTTCATAAATTGGCCAAAGATAATAATGCCTATCTTAAATTTCATCCGGATTTTTTTGTTATCAAGGACAAGGACACGAAGAAGATTCTGTACCGCGGTAGATGTCAAGGTGGCCTCTATCCTC is a window from the Sorghum bicolor cultivar BTx623 chromosome 5, Sorghum_bicolor_NCBIv3, whole genome shotgun sequence genome containing:
- the LOC110435619 gene encoding uncharacterized protein LOC110435619 translates to MASSSSHHDARSAFRHPVSDKLTRNNFVLWKTQFLPAVRGAKALGILEGTTPEPPQELEADVDGKKKKIPNPEHDSWVEKDQQLLGYLVNSVSKEVLAGITTATTSAQAWKALGVMFAAQSRARVTNLRMQLATVKKGDLTTVEYFNKIQNIKDELASAGVTINDDEVVAHMLNGLDFDYHPFVSSMMGRSGDLSLSELYSLLMEYDLRLEMYQGAEQHQSSANVASRGRGNRGRSGGRRGGGRSNLGRPGQSNQNFSKQGKNQQSNQKQPCQICRKDNHEAKQCYFRYEEDDQYRGRPSAAYGIDTNWYADSGATNHVTGELEKLSVRDRYNGSDQVHTANGTGQGHEEDSVPR